One stretch of Helicobacter jaachi DNA includes these proteins:
- a CDS encoding carbon-nitrogen hydrolase family protein: protein MNIALLQLPELTAPCTPLLEKYFQTCKKQKVQIVAFGEYIFNPFYHKLCAHKPAAQIAHTSAHTLDILHTLSKAHKLDIIAPIVLEKENKLYKTIALIQGSKSRFYYQQRLIAYPHWNEKAFFANPTPKHPKTPLIFKKNNFKIAVIAGFEVHFDEIWLKLKQSQVDIVILPCSNTFASKIRWRRLCQMRAFTNSMAILRINRIGNEHYEKLDWQFYGDSLWIDANGDIEESLGDKEGMLLASLELKHLRALQQEWGFRA, encoded by the coding sequence ATGAATATTGCCCTCCTGCAGCTTCCAGAACTTACAGCGCCATGCACACCGCTACTTGAGAAATATTTTCAAACTTGCAAAAAGCAAAAAGTGCAGATTGTGGCATTTGGCGAGTATATTTTTAATCCCTTTTATCACAAACTTTGCGCGCATAAGCCAGCTGCTCAAATTGCCCACACAAGCGCGCATACGCTTGATATACTCCATACGCTCTCCAAAGCACATAAGCTTGATATCATCGCGCCCATCGTGCTTGAGAAAGAAAATAAACTCTACAAAACTATAGCGCTCATTCAAGGCAGCAAGTCGCGCTTTTACTATCAGCAGAGGCTTATAGCCTATCCGCATTGGAATGAAAAGGCATTTTTTGCTAACCCCACGCCAAAGCACCCCAAAACGCCGCTTATTTTTAAGAAAAATAACTTTAAAATCGCTGTAATAGCAGGATTTGAAGTGCATTTTGATGAAATATGGCTTAAACTTAAACAATCCCAAGTGGATATAGTGATTTTGCCTTGCAGCAATACTTTTGCCTCCAAAATACGATGGCGGCGATTGTGTCAAATGCGCGCCTTCACAAACTCTATGGCGATTTTGCGCATTAATCGCATAGGCAATGAGCATTATGAGAAACTTGATTGGCAGTTTTATGGCGATAGTCTTTGGATTGACGCAAATGGCGATATTGAGGAGAGTTTAGGCGATAAGGAGGGCATGCTGCTTGCAAGCCTTGAGCTTAAGCACCTTAGAGCATTGCAGCAAGAATGGGGCTTTAGGGCATAA
- the ilvD gene encoding dihydroxy-acid dehydratase codes for MRSDIIKKGYQRAPHRSLLRATGLNDSDFEKPFIGIANSYIDIIPGHFFLNHYAKIVKDEIRKAGAVPFEFNTIGVDDGIAMGHDGMLYSLPSRELIADCIESVMNAHALDAMLCLPNCDKIVPGMLMGALRVNVPAIFVSGGPMRAGQLSDGTILDLSSAFEAVGEFAQGKITESRLHEIECKACPGGGSCSGMFTANSMNTLCEAMGVALPGNGTIPALTPEREELLRRAARRIVEIALDSNLSEKFRFRNILTKKAVHNAFVVDMAMGGSTNTVLHMLAIAKEAEVDFNLESINEIAQNVAHIAKIAPALSTIHMEDINRAGGVSAVMHEVSKRNSSRTHEISTPNTESNPIIHLDALTITGETLGERIKEAAILDSNIIHNNENAYSQFGGLKILYGNIAKQGAVLKVAAVDECMKEFSGKAVCFNSQDDALKGIAGGKVKAGNVVVIRYEGPKGGPGMQEMLAPTSLIMGMGLGDSVALITDGRFSGATRGACIGHISPEAAEGGEIALIEDGDIIDISVSRGTLELRVDSKILEKRRKNWQPVKKNIKSKWLKRYSLLVSNASSGAILKTEL; via the coding sequence ATGCGAAGTGATATTATTAAAAAAGGCTATCAAAGAGCGCCGCACAGAAGCCTTTTGCGCGCCACAGGTCTAAACGATAGCGACTTTGAAAAGCCCTTTATCGGCATTGCAAATAGCTATATTGACATAATTCCGGGGCATTTTTTCCTAAATCATTACGCAAAAATCGTGAAAGATGAAATCCGCAAGGCTGGCGCTGTGCCTTTTGAATTCAACACGATTGGCGTTGATGATGGCATTGCGATGGGGCATGATGGCATGCTGTATTCGCTGCCTAGCCGCGAGCTAATCGCTGACTGCATAGAATCTGTGATGAACGCGCACGCGCTGGACGCCATGCTGTGCTTGCCAAACTGCGATAAAATCGTGCCCGGAATGCTTATGGGCGCGCTGCGTGTGAATGTGCCTGCGATTTTTGTAAGCGGCGGTCCTATGAGGGCTGGGCAGCTTAGTGATGGCACAATTTTGGATTTAAGCTCGGCTTTTGAGGCGGTGGGCGAGTTTGCACAGGGCAAAATCACAGAATCTAGACTGCATGAAATCGAGTGCAAAGCCTGTCCGGGCGGGGGCTCTTGCAGTGGCATGTTTACTGCAAACTCGATGAATACGCTATGTGAAGCCATGGGCGTGGCACTCCCAGGAAATGGCACAATCCCGGCTTTAACGCCTGAGCGCGAAGAGCTACTGCGTCGTGCGGCAAGGCGAATCGTAGAAATCGCGCTAGATTCTAATTTAAGCGAAAAATTTAGATTTCGCAATATTTTAACCAAAAAAGCCGTGCATAACGCATTTGTCGTGGATATGGCGATGGGGGGCAGCACAAATACCGTGCTACACATGCTTGCAATCGCTAAGGAGGCAGAAGTTGATTTCAACTTAGAATCTATCAATGAAATCGCCCAAAATGTCGCACATATCGCTAAAATCGCCCCGGCGTTAAGCACTATTCACATGGAAGACATTAATCGCGCGGGGGGCGTGTCTGCCGTGATGCACGAAGTTTCAAAGCGAAATTCGTCTCGCACGCACGAAATTTCAACACCAAACACAGAATCTAATCCCATAATTCACCTAGACGCCCTTACCATTACCGGCGAGACTTTGGGGGAGCGCATAAAGGAAGCGGCGATTTTAGATTCTAATATTATCCATAATAATGAGAATGCTTACTCGCAATTTGGCGGCTTAAAGATTTTGTATGGCAACATCGCAAAACAGGGCGCGGTTTTGAAAGTCGCCGCCGTTGATGAATGTATGAAAGAGTTTAGCGGCAAGGCAGTGTGCTTCAACAGCCAAGATGACGCGCTTAAGGGAATCGCAGGGGGCAAGGTGAAAGCCGGGAATGTCGTAGTCATTCGCTATGAGGGACCAAAGGGCGGTCCTGGAATGCAAGAAATGCTTGCGCCCACGAGCCTTATCATGGGCATGGGGCTAGGGGATAGCGTGGCGTTAATCACTGATGGGCGATTTAGCGGGGCTACGCGCGGGGCGTGTATTGGGCATATTAGCCCTGAAGCGGCTGAAGGTGGCGAAATCGCACTTATTGAAGATGGCGATATTATCGATATTTCGGTATCTCGTGGCACTTTGGAATTAAGAGTAGATTCTAAGATTCTAGAAAAAAGACGCAAAAATTGGCAGCCAGTGAAAAAAAACATCAAAAGCAAATGGCTAAAACGCTACTCCCTATTAGTCTCAAACGCCTCTAGCGGCGCCATTCTAAAAACGGAGCTTTAG
- the prmC gene encoding peptide chain release factor N(5)-glutamine methyltransferase, protein MTYSIDRILLDSIAKLTKAPFALKARYESELLLSFVLNKPRVFLHAHSEQIIESSLAEQFFLLINERVEGKPIEYITQSANFYGRAFYVNPSVLIPRPETEILIDTASHIIKKHNIKYIAEIGIGSGIITATLALLHPQCVFFATDISSAALEVAHKNIATHAPNAQIELQCGSLLADSIKKCELIVSNPPYISTDYPISLPLSFEPKIALFAGSEGLDVLQDVIIESKARRARLICEIGYEQKDKLLPLLKDAKEVQFYKDLSGFDRGFSANFGD, encoded by the coding sequence ATGACATACAGCATTGATAGAATCTTATTAGATTCTATTGCTAAGCTGACTAAAGCGCCATTTGCGCTTAAAGCGCGCTATGAAAGCGAGCTACTCCTATCCTTTGTCTTAAATAAACCTCGCGTGTTTTTGCACGCCCATAGCGAGCAAATTATAGAATCTAGCCTAGCAGAGCAGTTTTTTTTACTCATTAATGAGCGCGTAGAAGGCAAGCCCATTGAGTATATAACGCAGAGTGCGAACTTTTATGGGCGCGCATTTTATGTAAATCCCTCCGTCCTAATCCCGCGCCCTGAAACAGAAATATTAATCGACACAGCAAGCCATATCATTAAAAAACACAATATTAAATATATCGCAGAAATAGGCATTGGTTCGGGGATTATTACTGCTACATTAGCGCTCCTGCACCCACAATGCGTATTTTTTGCCACAGATATTTCAAGCGCTGCCCTTGAAGTAGCGCACAAAAATATTGCTACACACGCTCCAAATGCACAAATTGAGCTGCAGTGCGGCTCGCTGCTTGCAGATTCTATAAAAAAATGCGAACTTATTGTGAGTAATCCGCCCTATATTAGCACAGACTATCCCATAAGCCTGCCGCTTTCTTTTGAGCCAAAAATCGCGCTTTTTGCAGGGAGTGAGGGCTTAGATGTGCTGCAAGATGTGATTATAGAATCTAAAGCCCGCCGCGCTAGGCTTATTTGCGAAATAGGCTATGAGCAAAAAGACAAGCTCTTGCCCCTGCTTAAAGACGCCAAAGAAGTGCAATTCTATAAAGATTTGAGCGGTTTTGATAGGGGATTTAGTGCGAATTTTGGGGATTAG
- the rpe gene encoding ribulose-phosphate 3-epimerase, translating to MAKQVLVSPSMLSADFARLGDEVERVCAAGCDFVHIDVMDGHFVPNLTMGPDIVKSIANHATKPLDVHLMVENVPFFVDLFMDIKPAFLSVHIEAVTHLHRLIWHIKDNGIKAGVVLNPHTSEQLLEYILPDIDLVLLMSVNPGFGGQSFIPQSLEKLKRLKIMRDRLNPACLLEIDGGVSDKNIAALKNAGIDMVVAGSFIFSSNDYAKAIASLR from the coding sequence ATGGCAAAGCAAGTGCTTGTATCTCCTAGCATGCTATCAGCGGATTTTGCGCGCTTAGGCGATGAGGTGGAGCGCGTTTGCGCGGCGGGCTGTGATTTTGTGCATATTGATGTAATGGATGGGCATTTTGTGCCAAATTTAACCATGGGACCTGATATTGTAAAAAGTATCGCAAATCACGCTACTAAGCCGCTTGATGTGCATCTTATGGTAGAAAATGTGCCATTTTTTGTGGATTTATTTATGGATATAAAGCCAGCATTTTTAAGCGTGCATATTGAGGCAGTTACGCACTTGCACCGACTTATTTGGCATATTAAAGATAATGGCATAAAAGCAGGCGTGGTACTTAATCCCCACACGAGCGAGCAGTTATTAGAATATATCTTGCCAGATATTGATTTAGTATTGCTTATGAGCGTAAATCCGGGCTTTGGTGGGCAGAGCTTTATCCCGCAGAGTTTAGAGAAATTAAAAAGGCTAAAAATTATGCGCGATAGGCTTAATCCTGCATGCCTTTTAGAAATTGATGGCGGGGTGAGTGATAAAAATATTGCTGCTTTAAAAAATGCAGGGATTGATATGGTGGTGGCGGGGAGCTTTATTTTTAGTTCAAATGATTACGCCAAAGCTATTGCGTCTTTGCGCTAG
- the recJ gene encoding single-stranded-DNA-specific exonuclease RecJ codes for MQKLNKQSLRALLQSRDIESGIHSLRDLPLPSSLTFALQGAQIVSEAMQKGQEILVVGDYDADGVCASAVMIKFFEHLGYAHFRLIIPHRFEDGYGVSAALLDKYAHNAAVVISVDNGITALSAATWCKQRGVALIITDHHTPTDTLPEASVIINPYLPQCTFEPKAICGAVVAWYFCAALKQILKANIDMSIFLEYLAIATIADVMPLVGVNRMLVKSGIKRLKSLSTPFASLTRAKCKMLNAQNLAFSLVPLLNCAGRIAHANLALELLLAPSISAANLAYERLSSLNSERKALQAMILESARANIIESKHFVISYARGWHEGVLGIVAAQLAQEMGKSAFVLSQDEQILKGSGRSNGELNLIASLTPLSEILLTFGGHSGAVGLSLEVQHIQDFVQALESTLVYAEETQESAALGVLESCDIDMELLDICEAFEPYGCGNPKPIFVCEDLNIESIKPLGKAGAHFSYTLKDKRNNITLRAIEFFAPHPRQIGQSANVSFELIRDDFSGMPTLKIKDFMP; via the coding sequence ATGCAAAAGCTCAATAAACAAAGCCTGCGCGCGCTTTTACAAAGCCGTGATATAGAATCTGGCATTCACTCCTTGCGCGATTTGCCACTGCCCTCAAGCCTTACCTTTGCCCTACAAGGCGCGCAGATAGTGAGTGAGGCTATGCAAAAAGGGCAAGAAATTCTAGTCGTTGGGGATTATGACGCTGATGGTGTGTGCGCGAGTGCGGTGATGATAAAGTTTTTTGAGCATTTAGGCTATGCGCATTTTAGGCTTATTATCCCTCATCGCTTTGAAGATGGCTATGGCGTGAGTGCCGCGCTTTTAGACAAATACGCTCATAATGCCGCTGTGGTCATAAGCGTAGATAATGGCATAACCGCGCTAAGCGCGGCTACTTGGTGTAAGCAAAGGGGTGTAGCGCTCATTATTACTGACCATCACACGCCCACAGATACCTTGCCTGAAGCGAGCGTGATTATAAATCCTTATTTGCCACAATGCACCTTTGAGCCAAAGGCAATTTGTGGCGCAGTGGTGGCATGGTATTTTTGCGCCGCACTCAAGCAGATTCTAAAAGCCAACATAGATATGAGCATATTTTTAGAATATTTAGCCATTGCCACGATTGCCGATGTTATGCCGCTTGTAGGGGTTAATCGTATGCTTGTAAAAAGTGGCATAAAGCGCCTTAAGAGCTTATCTACGCCTTTTGCTAGCCTCACACGCGCAAAGTGCAAAATGTTAAATGCTCAAAATCTTGCCTTTAGCCTTGTGCCGCTTTTAAACTGCGCTGGGCGCATAGCGCATGCTAATCTTGCTTTAGAGCTTTTGCTTGCACCAAGTATAAGCGCGGCTAATCTTGCTTATGAGCGTTTGAGTAGCCTAAATAGTGAGCGCAAGGCACTGCAAGCGATGATTTTAGAATCCGCGCGCGCAAATATTATAGAATCTAAGCATTTTGTTATAAGCTATGCTAGAGGCTGGCATGAGGGCGTGCTAGGCATTGTGGCGGCGCAACTTGCTCAAGAGATGGGGAAAAGCGCGTTTGTTTTAAGCCAAGATGAGCAGATTCTAAAAGGTAGCGGGCGCAGTAATGGCGAGCTTAATCTCATCGCAAGCCTTACGCCACTTAGTGAGATATTGCTCACTTTTGGTGGGCATAGCGGCGCTGTGGGTTTGAGTTTAGAGGTGCAGCATATACAAGATTTTGTGCAGGCTTTAGAATCTACGCTTGTGTATGCAGAGGAAACACAGGAGAGCGCGGCTTTGGGCGTGCTTGAGAGTTGTGATATTGATATGGAGCTATTAGATATATGCGAGGCGTTTGAGCCTTATGGCTGTGGGAATCCTAAGCCTATTTTTGTGTGTGAGGATTTAAATATAGAATCTATAAAGCCTCTAGGCAAAGCAGGTGCGCATTTTAGCTACACATTAAAAGATAAGCGCAATAATATCACTTTGCGCGCCATAGAGTTTTTCGCACCACACCCGCGCCAAATAGGGCAAAGCGCAAATGTGAGTTTTGAGCTTATACGCGATGATTTTAGCGGTATGCCAACGCTAAAAATTAAGGATTTTATGCCCTAA
- the pyrG gene encoding glutamine hydrolyzing CTP synthase, whose product MSVKYIFVTGGVLSSLGKGITSSSIATLLQHSGYSVSILKIDPYINVDPGTMSPLEHGEVFVTCDGAETDLDIGHYERFLNKNFYKTNNFTTGQIYMSVIENERKGKYLGKTIQIVPHIVDEIKSRIKLAGSESDFLVVELGGTVGDIEGMPYLEAMRQMKHELGSKQVISIHVTLIPLVRAAGELKTKPTQHSVQELRRIGISPQILVARCERGLDKELKCKLAMSCDVDDDSVIVAEDTESIYKCPLNFLEEGILTPIARFLELGELKPKMDNWDMLVKKIIAPKSQITIGFVGKYLSLKESYKSLIESLIHAGANTDTRVNIKWIDSEELAENLSLLHDVDSILIPGGFGERGIAGKLEAIKYARIHNIPMLGICLGMQLALIEFARNVLGIKEANSTEFDPHTTEPVVYLIEDFIDTQGNKQLRTHISPMGGTMRLGEYECHIKKDTKLFKAYGGTSLIRERHRHRYEANPCYRTLFEDKGMIISGESDGLIESIELKNHPWFVAVQFHPEFTSRLQNPNPIILDFVKHTLAHKKA is encoded by the coding sequence ATGTCAGTGAAATATATATTTGTAACAGGAGGTGTGCTAAGCTCGCTTGGCAAGGGCATTACCTCTTCATCAATTGCTACTTTACTTCAGCACAGCGGATATAGCGTGTCTATTCTTAAAATTGACCCCTACATTAATGTAGACCCAGGCACAATGAGTCCTTTAGAGCATGGAGAAGTGTTTGTAACCTGCGATGGCGCGGAAACAGATTTAGATATAGGGCATTATGAGCGATTTTTGAATAAGAATTTTTATAAGACTAATAATTTTACTACAGGGCAGATTTATATGTCTGTGATTGAAAATGAGCGCAAGGGCAAGTATTTGGGCAAAACCATTCAAATCGTGCCACATATTGTTGATGAGATTAAATCTCGCATTAAGCTCGCAGGAAGTGAAAGTGATTTTTTGGTCGTGGAGCTAGGTGGGACGGTTGGCGATATAGAGGGAATGCCCTATTTAGAAGCAATGCGGCAAATGAAGCATGAACTAGGCAGCAAGCAAGTCATTTCTATTCATGTAACGCTTATTCCCCTTGTGCGCGCTGCTGGTGAGCTAAAAACTAAGCCCACGCAGCATTCTGTGCAGGAGTTGCGTCGTATAGGGATTTCACCGCAGATTCTAGTGGCGCGTTGTGAGAGGGGACTTGATAAGGAGTTAAAGTGCAAATTAGCCATGAGTTGCGATGTAGATGATGATAGCGTGATTGTGGCTGAAGATACAGAAAGTATTTATAAATGCCCGCTTAATTTTTTAGAGGAGGGTATTTTAACGCCTATTGCGAGATTTTTGGAGCTAGGCGAGCTAAAACCTAAAATGGATAATTGGGATATGCTGGTTAAAAAAATTATCGCTCCAAAATCTCAAATCACCATTGGCTTTGTGGGGAAATATTTAAGCTTAAAAGAATCATATAAATCCCTTATAGAATCTCTTATTCACGCAGGGGCAAATACCGATACACGCGTGAATATCAAATGGATTGATAGTGAGGAGTTAGCCGAAAATCTTTCACTCTTACATGATGTAGATTCTATCCTTATCCCCGGCGGATTTGGTGAGCGCGGCATTGCTGGTAAGTTAGAGGCCATAAAGTATGCGCGCATACATAATATCCCCATGCTTGGCATTTGTCTAGGTATGCAGCTTGCTCTCATTGAGTTTGCGCGCAATGTGCTTGGCATAAAAGAGGCAAATTCTACAGAGTTTGACCCCCATACCACAGAGCCGGTAGTGTATTTGATTGAGGATTTTATCGACACACAGGGCAATAAGCAGCTACGCACGCATATTTCCCCTATGGGCGGGACTATGCGCTTAGGCGAATATGAATGCCACATTAAAAAGGATACTAAGCTTTTTAAGGCTTACGGCGGCACATCACTCATTAGAGAGCGACATCGCCATCGCTATGAAGCAAATCCATGCTATCGCACGCTTTTTGAGGATAAAGGTATGATTATTAGCGGTGAAAGCGATGGACTTATAGAATCTATTGAGCTTAAAAATCACCCGTGGTTTGTAGCCGTGCAGTTTCACCCCGAATTTACCTCAAGATTGCAAAATCCAAATCCCATTATCCTAGATTTTGTGAAGCATACTTTAGCCCATAAAAAAGCTTAA
- a CDS encoding class 1 fructose-bisphosphatase, whose translation MISVIFDTLKESALRIDSLLKSTSAQYLQSTNTSGDMQLEVDVLADKLLQESLLMLPCVKGICSEEQADIVYSSHTQAPYMIAYDPLDGSSLIDSNLSIGSIFGIYNHSLEAKNLIASAYIIYGPKLEMLIAQEQPLHYRYNGQTWHNLGALQLKTKGKINAPGGTQKHWEGKHKAMIESLFAQGYRLRYSGGMVPDLHQILIKGGGLFSYPATSDAPTGKLRKLFEVFPFAFIYEKAGGYATNGTQRLLELEVAHLHDSTPCFFGSEYEIKLVKEVYE comes from the coding sequence ATGATTAGCGTTATTTTTGATACTCTAAAAGAATCTGCCCTCCGCATAGATTCTCTACTAAAAAGCACGTCCGCGCAGTATTTGCAAAGCACCAATACTAGCGGAGATATGCAGCTTGAAGTTGATGTGCTAGCCGATAAATTATTGCAAGAAAGCCTGCTTATGCTGCCTTGTGTGAAAGGCATTTGTAGTGAGGAGCAAGCAGATATAGTGTATTCTAGCCACACGCAAGCGCCTTATATGATTGCCTATGACCCACTTGATGGCTCTTCGCTCATTGATAGTAATCTAAGCATTGGAAGTATTTTTGGTATCTACAATCACAGCCTGGAGGCAAAAAACCTCATCGCAAGCGCGTATATCATTTATGGACCAAAGCTTGAAATGCTTATCGCTCAAGAGCAACCCCTGCACTATCGCTATAATGGGCAGACTTGGCATAATCTAGGCGCACTGCAGCTTAAAACTAAAGGCAAGATTAACGCACCCGGCGGCACGCAAAAGCATTGGGAGGGTAAGCATAAGGCGATGATAGAATCTTTATTTGCTCAAGGCTATCGCTTACGCTATTCGGGGGGAATGGTGCCTGATTTGCATCAGATTCTTATTAAAGGTGGAGGGCTTTTTAGCTACCCTGCGACTAGTGATGCGCCTACAGGAAAGCTGCGCAAACTCTTTGAGGTATTCCCTTTTGCATTCATTTATGAAAAGGCTGGAGGCTATGCAACTAATGGCACACAAAGGCTTTTAGAACTTGAAGTGGCACATTTGCACGATAGCACGCCCTGCTTTTTTGGCAGCGAATATGAAATTAAGCTAGTAAAGGAAGTCTATGAGTGA
- a CDS encoding M48 family metallopeptidase has protein sequence MLFIFIGLFVCLYALPSITLALLQIRHIKKELQKPAILLESEDYLQAGAYAIASLRLNIISTLLETILFSAWVCFGLKLLNHELTLLFPQTLNPLWQGVALILSFVLLGSIIELPLSIYKTFGLDKKFGFSKQSPQLFMIDLCKHLLLSLIIGGVIAALLILIIENVALWWIVGFIVLLCIVILANLIYPTLIAPLFNKFTPLEDDNLKARIESLLNTIGFKSNGVFVIDASRRDGRLNAYFGGIGKSKRVVLFDTLLDKISADGLIAILGHELGRFKHKDILKNILIIACLLFVLFFVVGHLPASLFSALGLAQNGAGVIIVMLLISPVLTFWFMPLVGYFSRKAEYAADAFGASLSSKHCLANALVRLVNENKSFPSSHPAYIFFYYTHPPLLQRLKALDYDIQH, from the coding sequence ATATTATTTATATTTATTGGATTATTTGTGTGTTTATATGCGCTACCAAGCATTACACTCGCACTTTTGCAAATAAGACACATTAAAAAAGAATTACAAAAACCAGCCATTTTATTAGAATCTGAAGATTATTTGCAAGCAGGGGCGTATGCCATTGCCTCACTACGATTAAATATCATCTCCACTTTGCTTGAGACTATCCTTTTTAGCGCGTGGGTGTGCTTTGGCTTAAAGCTTTTAAATCATGAGCTCACACTGCTCTTTCCCCAAACGCTTAATCCCCTATGGCAAGGTGTGGCTTTAATTTTAAGCTTTGTGCTGCTTGGGAGCATTATCGAGCTGCCTTTGTCTATTTATAAAACTTTTGGACTAGATAAAAAGTTTGGATTTTCAAAGCAAAGTCCGCAGCTTTTTATGATTGATTTATGCAAACATCTGCTTTTAAGCCTTATTATTGGCGGCGTTATTGCGGCTTTGCTTATTCTTATTATCGAAAATGTCGCGCTGTGGTGGATTGTGGGATTTATTGTTTTACTTTGTATAGTGATTTTAGCAAATCTCATCTACCCCACACTTATCGCCCCACTCTTTAATAAATTCACTCCCCTAGAAGATGACAATCTCAAAGCTCGCATAGAATCTTTACTCAACACCATAGGCTTTAAAAGTAATGGCGTGTTTGTCATTGACGCAAGCAGGCGCGATGGACGATTAAATGCGTATTTTGGCGGCATTGGCAAAAGTAAGCGAGTGGTGCTATTTGATACTTTGCTAGACAAAATTAGCGCCGATGGGCTTATTGCTATTTTAGGGCATGAGTTAGGGCGTTTTAAACACAAAGATATATTAAAAAATATTTTAATCATTGCTTGCTTGCTTTTTGTGCTATTTTTTGTGGTGGGGCATTTGCCTGCAAGCCTTTTTAGCGCACTTGGGCTAGCGCAAAATGGCGCGGGAGTGATTATTGTCATGCTGCTTATATCGCCTGTGCTTACCTTTTGGTTTATGCCATTGGTGGGATATTTTAGTCGCAAAGCAGAATATGCTGCAGATGCTTTTGGTGCGAGCTTATCAAGCAAGCATTGCCTTGCAAATGCCCTTGTGCGCCTTGTGAATGAAAATAAAAGCTTCCCAAGCTCTCACCCTGCTTATATTTTCTTTTACTACACGCACCCTCCACTTTTGCAGCGCCTTAAAGCCTTGGATTATGACATACAGCATTGA
- a CDS encoding 3'-5' exonuclease, giving the protein MTYSQLFEKMREMPLSEQQFYMYVKNIGGLYADIESELELLKGAGAPICKQEYDGKIYFSLNTTHRLWQECDLVFVDIETNGAKPQSCEIIEIGALKVRNGEIIERFESYVYASIVPENITQLTGITQADIALAPPKQVVLRRFRDFLDDGVFVAHNVSFDYGFLDYHLRQCGLFGLLNPKLCTIDLARKTILTTRYALSYLNTFLGINTPIAHRAYADALTSFKVFEVACCMLPLYVKSVQDLLDFSKGRIGYAQHSI; this is encoded by the coding sequence ATGACTTATTCCCAGCTGTTTGAGAAAATGCGTGAAATGCCCCTAAGCGAGCAGCAATTTTATATGTATGTGAAAAATATTGGCGGACTTTATGCAGATATAGAATCTGAATTAGAATTGCTCAAAGGTGCGGGTGCGCCTATATGCAAGCAAGAATATGATGGCAAGATTTACTTTAGCCTTAATACCACGCACAGGCTATGGCAGGAGTGTGATTTGGTATTTGTGGATATTGAGACAAATGGCGCAAAGCCTCAAAGCTGCGAGATTATAGAGATTGGCGCGCTTAAAGTGCGCAATGGCGAAATTATTGAGCGATTTGAAAGCTATGTGTATGCTAGCATCGTGCCAGAGAATATCACGCAGCTCACAGGTATTACGCAAGCTGATATTGCCCTAGCGCCGCCTAAGCAAGTGGTATTAAGGCGTTTTAGAGATTTTTTAGATGATGGGGTGTTTGTGGCGCATAATGTGAGCTTTGATTATGGCTTTTTGGATTATCATTTGCGTCAGTGCGGGCTTTTTGGGCTATTAAATCCTAAGCTTTGCACGATTGATTTGGCTAGAAAGACCATTCTTACTACGCGCTATGCGTTGTCGTATTTAAATACATTTTTGGGTATTAATACACCCATTGCCCACCGCGCGTATGCTGATGCGCTCACAAGCTTTAAAGTATTTGAAGTGGCGTGCTGTATGCTGCCTTTGTATGTTAAAAGCGTGCAGGATTTGCTTGATTTTTCAAAAGGGCGCATTGGCTATGCACAGCACTCAATATAA